In one window of Primulina tabacum isolate GXHZ01 chromosome 8, ASM2559414v2, whole genome shotgun sequence DNA:
- the LOC142553676 gene encoding DNA N(6)-methyladenine demethylase ALKBH1C-like isoform X1, translated as MNRGGGRRGGISRRSAGHYSPVGAQLDDTSLGNESGSSQVGKPRTAVGCVTQEVGGMSLRGGGNVTPNVKVAQNKNPNLSVLSTKSDLSTRSDSGIQSPGVGVENCTSWESPACFSDGLEGERGKSDGKLKYSTCQQKYSPFDICSGRSASGGVKLKPSLLEKNRERKNEMKNPMEGHSIDILRPGMVLLRGFLSLPDQVKLIKTCQDLGLGCGGFYQPSYSDGAKLHLKMMCLGKNWDPETSMYSDERPVDGAKPPGIPDEFQQLVKGAIQECHTYLDSCAAVRNAKDFLPSMSPNICIVNFYATSGKLGLHQDKDESKESLHKGLPVVSFSIGDSADFLYGDERNIDKAEKVVLKSGDVLIFGGKSRHIFHGVATINSGTTPAALFEETKFRPGRLNLTFREY; from the exons ATGAATCGCGGCGGCGGAAGGCGTGGAGGAATATCTCGACGTTCAGCGGGTCATTACAGCCCT GTTGGAGCTCAACTTGATGATACTTCACTTGGGAATGAAAGCGGATCCTCGCAGGTTGGAAAGCCAAGGACTGCGGTCGGTTGTGTGACACAGGAGGTTGGCGGAATGTCCCTTCGTGGTGGTGGGAATGTAACTCCTAACGTAAAAGTAGCTCAAAATAAGAATCCGAACTTGTCGGTGTTGTCAACCAAATCTGATTTGAGTACAAGGAGCGATAGCGGGATTCAGTCCCCGGGGGTAGGGGTTGAAAATTGTACTAGCTGGGAGTCTCCTGCTTGTTTTTCAGATGGTCTGGAAGGTGAAAGAGGGAAAAGTGATGGTAAGCTAAAGTATTCCACTTGCCAGCAAAAATATTCGCCTTTTGATATCTGCTCGGGCAGAAGTGCGAGCGGTGGTGTTAAGCTGAAACCCTCTCTGCTTGAAAAAAATAGGGAAAGGAAGAATGAAATGAAGAACCCTATGGAAGGACACAGCATTGACATATTGAGGCCTGGGATGGTTCTTTTGAGGGGTTTCCTCTCCTTACCAGATCAG GTGAAACTAATAAAAACCTGCCAAGATCTTGGTCTTGGTTGTGGCGGTTTCTACCAGCCTAGTTACAGTGATGGAGCCAAGCTACATTTGAAGATGATGTGCCTTGGTAAAAATTGGGATCCTGAGACAAGTATGTATAGTGATGAAAGGCCCGTTGATGGAGCAAAACCCCCCGGTATTCCTGATGAGTTTCAACAGTTGGTCAAAGGAGCAATTCAGGAGTGCCATACTTATTTAGATTCATGTGCTGCAGTGAGGAATGCAAAAGATTTTCTTCCTTCGATGTCACCAAATATTTGCATTGTCAATTTTTATGCAACGAGTGGCAAGCTTGGTCTTCATCAG GATAAAGATGAAAGTAAAGAGAGTCTACATAAAGGACTACCCGTGGTCTCTTTCTCCATTGGTGACTCTGCTGACTTTCTATATGGGGACGAGAGAAACATTGATAAAGCAGAGAAGGTTGTGTTGAAATCAGGGGATGTCTTAATTTTTGGTGGCAAGTCAAGGCATATATTTCATGGAGTTGCTACCATAAATTCTGGCACTACTCCTGCAGCTCTTTTTGAGGAAACTAAGTTTAGACCTGGTCGTCTAAATCTCACTTTCAGAGAG
- the LOC142553676 gene encoding putative DNA N(6)-methyladenine demethylase ALKBH1B isoform X2 — protein MNRGGGRRGGISRRSAGHYSPVGAQLDDTSLGNESGSSQVGKPRTAVGCVTQEVGGMSLRGGGNVTPNVKVAQNKNPNLSVLSTKSDLSTRSDSGIQSPGVGVENCTSWESPACFSDGLEGERGKSDGKLKYSTCQQKYSPFDICSGRSASGGVKLKPSLLEKNRERKNEMKNPMEGHSIDILRPGMVLLRGFLSLPDQVKLIKTCQDLGLGCGGFYQPSYSDGAKLHLKMMCLGKNWDPETSMYSDERPVDGAKPPGIPDEFQQLVKGAIQECHTYLDSCAAVRNAKDFLPSMSPNICIVNFYATSGKLGLHQFRIKMKVKRVYIKDYPWSLSPLVTLLTFYMGTRETLIKQRRLC, from the exons ATGAATCGCGGCGGCGGAAGGCGTGGAGGAATATCTCGACGTTCAGCGGGTCATTACAGCCCT GTTGGAGCTCAACTTGATGATACTTCACTTGGGAATGAAAGCGGATCCTCGCAGGTTGGAAAGCCAAGGACTGCGGTCGGTTGTGTGACACAGGAGGTTGGCGGAATGTCCCTTCGTGGTGGTGGGAATGTAACTCCTAACGTAAAAGTAGCTCAAAATAAGAATCCGAACTTGTCGGTGTTGTCAACCAAATCTGATTTGAGTACAAGGAGCGATAGCGGGATTCAGTCCCCGGGGGTAGGGGTTGAAAATTGTACTAGCTGGGAGTCTCCTGCTTGTTTTTCAGATGGTCTGGAAGGTGAAAGAGGGAAAAGTGATGGTAAGCTAAAGTATTCCACTTGCCAGCAAAAATATTCGCCTTTTGATATCTGCTCGGGCAGAAGTGCGAGCGGTGGTGTTAAGCTGAAACCCTCTCTGCTTGAAAAAAATAGGGAAAGGAAGAATGAAATGAAGAACCCTATGGAAGGACACAGCATTGACATATTGAGGCCTGGGATGGTTCTTTTGAGGGGTTTCCTCTCCTTACCAGATCAG GTGAAACTAATAAAAACCTGCCAAGATCTTGGTCTTGGTTGTGGCGGTTTCTACCAGCCTAGTTACAGTGATGGAGCCAAGCTACATTTGAAGATGATGTGCCTTGGTAAAAATTGGGATCCTGAGACAAGTATGTATAGTGATGAAAGGCCCGTTGATGGAGCAAAACCCCCCGGTATTCCTGATGAGTTTCAACAGTTGGTCAAAGGAGCAATTCAGGAGTGCCATACTTATTTAGATTCATGTGCTGCAGTGAGGAATGCAAAAGATTTTCTTCCTTCGATGTCACCAAATATTTGCATTGTCAATTTTTATGCAACGAGTGGCAAGCTTGGTCTTCATCAG TTCAGGATAAAGATGAAAGTAAAGAGAGTCTACATAAAGGACTACCCGTGGTCTCTTTCTCCATTGGTGACTCTGCTGACTTTCTATATGGGGACGAGAGAAACATTGATAAAGCAGAGAAGGTTGTGTTGA